The DNA region TTTGTAAGGCTATGGAGGACCGACGGCCAATGTGGCACAGCCTGATCCGGCAAGAGGCTCTCGCAGGCCCAATCGCAAGGCGCAGAGATGCTCTAGGTTTTAGCGGATAGAGTGGTGCGGCAGAGCTTGGAGAATCAGGGCCTTCTCACCTTGTCAGACCCGACCTTGCCCCACGGACGATGACTACGGTCCCGTTATCGCCAGATTGATCAGCACACCTTCTCTTAATCCCGTATCACTCACCAAACATTCGTTCTGCCCCAGCGTCTCCATAATCGTCCGGATAATGATCGCGCCGGCGGCGATGACTTCTTCGCGATTCTTTTCCAAGCCAGGAAGTTCAACTCGCTCGGACTTCGTCCTGCTGAGGAGGGTATGCGCCAGATCTCGAATGGTTTCCAACTTGAGCCCATAGTTGTGGATTCGAGCCGGCTCATAGATCGGCAGCTTCTGAGCCATGGCGGCGAGAGCAGTGATCGTTCCGGCCGTCCCAACGAATCTCGCCTGCCGATAGTCGCCCATATTCGCCACAGCTGCTTTTGTCTCTCGCGCCACCCACTCGCGTGCCTGCCTGACTTCCTCATCAGTCGGAGGATCATGGCGCAAGAGACGCTCGCAGAGACGGACCACGCCGATATCGATCGAGCAAACGATTGGCTTCTGCCCTACCCGATCGAGAATGAATTCCGTACTCCCGCCGCCGATGTCCAAGGCCAGGATATCTGTCACCCCAATCGGCAAGCCGGAACGAATGCCGAGCAAAGTCCGTCGCGCTTCTTCCTCACCCGAGATGAGTTCGACCTGAAAGCCACATTCTGCATTGACTCGATCCAAAAACTCCCCTCGATTGCTCGCATCGCGAACGGCACTCGTGGCCACGACAGCGGTCGCTTGAACTTGATGACTATCGATGACCTTCCGCCATTCTTGGAGACAGTGAATCACGCGATCCATCGCCGCCGGACTTAGTCGTTTCGATTGATCAACGCCTTCTCCTAGTCGGAGAATCCGCCGTTCAGAGCGAAGTTCTTTGAGAGGATTCCCGGGGGTATGCTCTGCAATCAATACACGACAGGTGAGCGTTCCGATATCGATACCGGCCAGTCGTCGCGTACGCTTGGCCGGCTCGCTCATTGCTCGTTCCGAATGGCTTCCATCTCAGCTTCCATTTTTTTCTGCGACTCCTTCACAGCCTCGATCTCTTTGACGAGGCGCACAATCTCGGCATCGTAGACAACACGCTCGGCCGTTTCGCCACGCTCCTTGATGTCGACGGCTCGTTCACCGATATCCTTGTAGAGATCGGACAGTTGCCGATCGAGCTTGCGGAGTTCCAGCCGGATGCGGAGTAGTTCCGTCTCTTCCAGCGCCCGCCCTGCTGCATGGACAGTCCCGAGACGAAGCGTTGCGATCCCCGCCCGCAGATCGTCCTTTATCCGTTGAAAGAGTCCCATTATTCGCCTAACTTATCGATCCGAGCTCGAGCTTCTTCTCCCACTTGCGGAGCATGGCCTCGCGCAGCCCCTGATGGGCCGGTTCTTTCAATCCGGGATCAGCTTGTAGCAACGAAAACGCCTCCTGCTTGGCCTCCTCCAGCAGCTCACCATCGCGCACCAGATTGGCGACACGAAACTCCGGCACCCCCCACTGCCGCAGCCCAAAGAACTCACCCGGTCCCCGAATGCGCAGATCGTCCTCGGCAATGACGAACCCATCGTTTGACCGGACGAGCGCCTCCAGCCGTTCCCTTGCCAGCGACATTGGTTCTTCACTGCCCAGGGTCCGTCTGCTCGATTCCGTTTTCCCCCGTCCTAGATTCTGCGCCATCAGTAGACAATAGGCTTGATGGTTGCTCCGTCCGACTCGACCACGCAATTGGTGCAACTGCGCGAGTCCGAATCGTTCGGCATGTTCAATCAAAATGACCGTCGCATTCGGCACATCCACTCCAACCTCAATGACGGTCGTGGCGATCAACAGCTGAATGGTCCCCGCCTTAAAATCAGCCATCACCGCTTCTTTTTCAGACGCCTTCATGCGTCCATGCAATAGGCCGACACGAAATTCAGAAAATTCTCCATTCTGTAACTGTTCGGCGCCCTGGAGCGCAGCTTGAAGGTCGACCTTCTCCGACTCCTCCACCAGGGGATAGACGATGTAGGCTTGTTTTTCAGCCAGCAATTCATCCCGCACAATCTGGTAGGCCCTCCGCCGTTGTCCCTCACTAAACAGGAACGTCCGCACCGGCTTCCGTCCCGGGGGCAGGGCATCGATGATCGAAACATCAAGGTCACCGTAGACAGTCATCGCGAGCGTTCGAGGAATAGGAGTCGCGGTCAACACGAGCACGTCCGGTCTATAGCCCTTTTCAATCATTGCCTTCCGCTGCAACACGCCAAACTTGTGCTGTTCATCGATGACCGCCAAGCCCAGGTTCTTGAATGTGACACCTTGCTGCAGAAGGGCATGGGTCCCGATCGCCACCTGGACATCTCCCGCAGCCAGCTGCTCAACCTGCACATTCTTGATCGAGGCTTTCTCACCACCACGCATCAAAACCGTCCGCAGCCCCAAGGCCTGTAACATTCCTGAAAGGTTGCGATAGTGTTGTTCCGCAAGGATCTCCGTCGGAGCCATCAAGGACGCCTGATAGCCTGACCCACAAGCCATGACGATGGCCTGTAATGCAACAGCCGTCTTGCCTGAGCCCACGTCACCCTGGACCAATCGATTCATGGGGCGTGGCGAAATCATGTCTCGAAATATTTCGCGAATGACTCGTTCCTGCGCCGTTGTGAGCTGAAACGGCAAGAGACTCGTCAACCGTGCAAGCAGCGGGGTCCTGGGATTGAACCGGATCTCCTTCCGTTCGTCATGGACCGATCGGTGTCTGGACGCTAACGCCAGTTGCAACAGTAAGAGCTCCTCAAACGCCAACCGGCGATGGGCCGCCGTCTTTCCTCGCGCCAATAGATGGTCGTCAGTTCCCGCCTTTGGGAAATGAACATCCTGGAACGCTTCATTGATCGAGATCAACCGCTGCCTCGCGCGCAGCGACAGCGGCACATGATCGATAAGATCCATCCCATGGTCCGTCAGGAGGTTCCGCACGAGCACCCGCATCTGACGAGACGTCCACCCTTTGGTTTCATGATAGACAGGAACAATTCGGCCGACATGCAGCGCCGATTCCACCCCTTCTCCGACGATCTCGTACTGTGCGACGTCCATGCGAGGCACCATCCAGTCTCGTCGACCAGAGATCACCCGCCCACTCAACATCACGCGAGTTCCAACCGTCAGAACATCTTCCAGATAAGGCTGATTGAAGAACACCACCTGTAGGCGACCAGACTGATCTTCGACGCCGACCTCCAGTATGCTCAGCCGTCGATTTCTTGTCCGTTTTGCATCGCACTTCCCAACTATCCCGCAAATTGACGCCACCATCCCCGGAACAAGATTTCCGATCGGAGTCATCACCGATCGATCTTCATACCGCCAAGGGATGGTCCAGAGTACATCTTCTACCGTGTCGATACCCAGCCGTTGCAAGACAGTGGTGCGTTTAGGTCCAACCCCCTTGGCAAATCGAACAGGCTGTCGCCAGAGGTCGGATCGCTCCTCATCAATCGATTCGCTCACATGGATCGATCGCGTCGGCAAGGCCTTCGGACTGGCAGGCTGCGGCGAGGCCTTTCGAAGTGCCTGGATGTGCGCCCCCGCTACATGCAATCGACGACGCTGTTCATCCAGAGAAAGGGATGATGAAAAATCAACGAAGAGGTCACGGAGTGAAATCAGACGAGCTTCGATCGTCCTAGGATACGTCTGTTGGCGAAGAGCCGACAGGACTTGAGTGGAGATGAAATCACTCAGATTGGTGATGGCCTTGAGATGGGCGCCCTCATCTCGACTTGCGAATTCGATCGGCCGGGCAATGCGATCCAGCCACTCCTGAAACGGTACCAACGGACTCGATTCAGCCTCCGTCTGCATATGGTGGAGGATCGTAGCACAGCATAGTTCATCGCACAACGCAGCTGGCGAGCCTACGTCGATCTTATCCGCTGCTTTTCCTAGATTGCTTGGTCACATTTTCCTAGGGTGCTACACTCCTGTCACACCCATATGTACCGACGCAATATTCGCCACATCCTGATCCCGCTTGCCATCGGTCTGGCTCTCCTAGTCGGGTACAACCTCTTTCTGAAACCGCTCCATCCCTCGCTGACGATGAGTCCGACGGAAACCGTGGAATCCGTCCCTCCTCCACCGGCCCCTCCACAGAGCACGCCATCCGAAAGCGACTCACGATACGTTCGCACCCTCGATCAGACCGTCATCCCACCCACCCCACATCAGGCGCTGTTGGAAGGAATTCGTGATGAAGTCGAAAAGCACAATCTCTCCCTGGCAGAAAGCAAACTGAAGGCACTCCCGGCCTCCGTTCTATCGGATAGACAATCCAAACCCTTCGTCGCCATCCTGTGGAACAATCTCGGGTTGCAGCAAGAACGTCTCCAAGGTACACGAGCTTCAATCGGTGCGTTCAAGAAGGCAGCG from Candidatus Nitrospira nitrosa includes:
- a CDS encoding Ppx/GppA phosphatase family protein, with the protein product MSEPAKRTRRLAGIDIGTLTCRVLIAEHTPGNPLKELRSERRILRLGEGVDQSKRLSPAAMDRVIHCLQEWRKVIDSHQVQATAVVATSAVRDASNRGEFLDRVNAECGFQVELISGEEEARRTLLGIRSGLPIGVTDILALDIGGGSTEFILDRVGQKPIVCSIDIGVVRLCERLLRHDPPTDEEVRQAREWVARETKAAVANMGDYRQARFVGTAGTITALAAMAQKLPIYEPARIHNYGLKLETIRDLAHTLLSRTKSERVELPGLEKNREEVIAAGAIIIRTIMETLGQNECLVSDTGLREGVLINLAITGP
- the recG gene encoding ATP-dependent DNA helicase RecG is translated as MQTEAESSPLVPFQEWLDRIARPIEFASRDEGAHLKAITNLSDFISTQVLSALRQQTYPRTIEARLISLRDLFVDFSSSLSLDEQRRRLHVAGAHIQALRKASPQPASPKALPTRSIHVSESIDEERSDLWRQPVRFAKGVGPKRTTVLQRLGIDTVEDVLWTIPWRYEDRSVMTPIGNLVPGMVASICGIVGKCDAKRTRNRRLSILEVGVEDQSGRLQVVFFNQPYLEDVLTVGTRVMLSGRVISGRRDWMVPRMDVAQYEIVGEGVESALHVGRIVPVYHETKGWTSRQMRVLVRNLLTDHGMDLIDHVPLSLRARQRLISINEAFQDVHFPKAGTDDHLLARGKTAAHRRLAFEELLLLQLALASRHRSVHDERKEIRFNPRTPLLARLTSLLPFQLTTAQERVIREIFRDMISPRPMNRLVQGDVGSGKTAVALQAIVMACGSGYQASLMAPTEILAEQHYRNLSGMLQALGLRTVLMRGGEKASIKNVQVEQLAAGDVQVAIGTHALLQQGVTFKNLGLAVIDEQHKFGVLQRKAMIEKGYRPDVLVLTATPIPRTLAMTVYGDLDVSIIDALPPGRKPVRTFLFSEGQRRRAYQIVRDELLAEKQAYIVYPLVEESEKVDLQAALQGAEQLQNGEFSEFRVGLLHGRMKASEKEAVMADFKAGTIQLLIATTVIEVGVDVPNATVILIEHAERFGLAQLHQLRGRVGRSNHQAYCLLMAQNLGRGKTESSRRTLGSEEPMSLARERLEALVRSNDGFVIAEDDLRIRGPGEFFGLRQWGVPEFRVANLVRDGELLEEAKQEAFSLLQADPGLKEPAHQGLREAMLRKWEKKLELGSIS